ACGGCTGCGTCTCCCGCTGCCGCAGCCTCTCATGGACCAGCGCTTCCGGCAGCAGGCACTCGATCGCCAGGAACGGCACGCCCATGTCCTCTGCCATCCTCCGCGGGCCCTCCCGCTGCTCGCGCCGCAGGTACGTGGCATCGAGGATTACCGGGTGGCCGTGTTCCAGGAAGGCGCGGGCGCGCCGCAGCATCTCGTCGTACGTCCGGGCAGTGGACTCGGGCGAGTAGATGCCGGAGCCGACCGGCTCGATCCGGGGCAGCGAGGGGTCGATTCCCGCCAGCTCCTTGCGGATGACGTCGGACGATATCACGGCAGCGCCCAGGCGGCCGGCAAAGGCGTGCGCCAGATAGCTTTTTCCGCTTCCCGTCGCGCCCACCATCATCATGAGCAGCGGCGGACAGGACCGCCCGCAGTACTCTGCCGCCAGGTCAAAGTAGCGGCCCGCCGCTGCTGCCGCTTCCTCCCGCTGCGACGCCGGAATCTCCGGCTCGTCGATCTGGAAGCCGTCCACCTTCCCCCGGACGAACGCGCGGTAGCACTTGTAGAAGTTGAGCACGAGGGGAAGCGTCGTGTCGCGCGACTGGGCGAGATACAGGCCCACCATCTCATCCGAGAGCGCGCGGTTCCCCTTGAAGTCCATGTCCATGGCAAGAAACGCCACGTCGGAGGCGACGTCGGAGTAGCGGAAGCGCTCGTTGAACTCGATGCAGTCGAAGACGCAGACGCCGTCGACGAAGCAGACGGCGTTCGTCCGCAGGTCGCCGTGACAGTCGCGGATGCGCCCCTCCCGTACGCGGCGCTCGAGCAGGCGCCTTTCCCGCCCCAGGAACGACTCGACCCAATCTCTTATCGCCTGCCAGCGCTCCCTCGATATCGTGCGGCCTACGTACGGCCCCGTCTGATCGAAGTTCTCACGCCAGTTGAACCTGATCGTCTCTTCGCTGCCGAACGAGTCTATGTAGCCGCTGCGCTCCGACGTGCGATGAAACTCGACGAGCTTGCCCGTGAGACGCGTCAGCATCTCGCTGCTCACGGCGCCCTCATCGAGCAGGACGTCCATCATCCGTTGCTGCGGCAAACGGCGCATCTTGACCGCGTACTCTACGGCTTCGCCGCCTCCTCCGATGATGACGCGATCGCCGGAAGCGGCGATCGGCTCGACCCCAAGGTAGGTGTCGGGGCAGAGGCGGCGGTTGAGGCGAACCTCTTCCTGACAGTACAGGCGGC
The sequence above is drawn from the Dehalococcoidia bacterium genome and encodes:
- a CDS encoding AAA family ATPase, giving the protein MTQGSLPRLIESLLLPSAYPHPVKQVDLIQTHISYVLFAGEYVYKVKKPVNFGFLDYSTLEKRRLYCQEEVRLNRRLCPDTYLGVEPIAASGDRVIIGGGGEAVEYAVKMRRLPQQRMMDVLLDEGAVSSEMLTRLTGKLVEFHRTSERSGYIDSFGSEETIRFNWRENFDQTGPYVGRTISRERWQAIRDWVESFLGRERRLLERRVREGRIRDCHGDLRTNAVCFVDGVCVFDCIEFNERFRYSDVASDVAFLAMDMDFKGNRALSDEMVGLYLAQSRDTTLPLVLNFYKCYRAFVRGKVDGFQIDEPEIPASQREEAAAAAGRYFDLAAEYCGRSCPPLLMMMVGATGSGKSYLAHAFAGRLGAAVISSDVIRKELAGIDPSLPRIEPVGSGIYSPESTARTYDEMLRRARAFLEHGHPVILDATYLRREQREGPRRMAEDMGVPFLAIECLLPEALVHERLRQRETQPWSPSDGRWEIYEAQRSRAEPPSELGDKARLTVDTSLPLSRQLDMAEERAAELCSKR